In Deltaproteobacteria bacterium, the following are encoded in one genomic region:
- a CDS encoding NAD(P)-dependent oxidoreductase, with translation MTSTASVLVTGASGFLGGHLTQTLVQQGITPRILVRPNSRRTALPLDQVEVQEGDLRDVETLKKAVAGISIVYHCAATMKGTKEEFFESNVQGTQQLLATAQSSGVQRFLHVSSVAVYGPGQKTIIREEEGYDPFPQQRGYYTWTKIESDRLVLQFAKEHNFPVTVLRPGIIYGPGAKPFFARLHYNLKGKAHVVIGQPNALLPLVFVKSVVTALLLAGEKPLSPFSVYNVVDGVIRQGDLLERQAEAMKKRVQPVYLPPRLVELGALALETVYRLLGKGSPALSRYRVQRACQSLAHDTTKARKELGWRPEIGLPEGLQQTWHWWTQHHAASPTG, from the coding sequence ATGACAAGTACCGCATCCGTTTTAGTGACCGGGGCCTCGGGGTTTCTCGGCGGTCACCTGACGCAGACCCTCGTACAACAGGGAATCACGCCCCGGATTCTCGTACGGCCTAATAGTCGTCGCACTGCTCTGCCCCTCGATCAGGTGGAAGTCCAAGAAGGAGACCTGCGTGACGTTGAAACCCTCAAGAAGGCGGTTGCCGGGATCAGCATCGTCTATCACTGCGCAGCAACCATGAAGGGCACCAAAGAGGAATTCTTCGAGAGCAATGTCCAGGGAACGCAACAACTGTTAGCGACGGCTCAGTCTTCTGGAGTGCAGCGGTTCCTACATGTCAGCTCAGTTGCTGTGTATGGACCAGGGCAAAAGACTATTATCCGCGAAGAGGAAGGCTACGATCCCTTTCCACAGCAGCGCGGCTACTACACGTGGACAAAGATCGAGTCCGATCGCCTTGTCCTGCAATTTGCCAAGGAGCACAACTTCCCGGTAACAGTTTTGCGCCCAGGCATTATCTACGGCCCTGGCGCAAAACCCTTCTTTGCCCGGCTCCACTATAACCTCAAAGGGAAAGCCCACGTTGTCATTGGGCAGCCCAATGCTCTTCTTCCTTTGGTGTTCGTGAAAAGCGTGGTCACGGCGCTCCTCCTGGCCGGAGAAAAGCCGCTTAGTCCGTTTTCCGTGTACAACGTCGTCGACGGCGTCATTCGGCAAGGCGATCTCTTAGAGCGACAAGCCGAGGCTATGAAGAAACGGGTACAGCCGGTGTATCTTCCTCCCCGACTCGTAGAGCTTGGGGCACTGGCGCTCGAAACTGTCTACCGTTTGCTGGGAAAAGGTTCGCCTGCCTTGTCTCGCTACCGAGTGCAGCGGGCCTGCCAGAGCCTGGCTCACGATACGACGAAGGCCAGGAAAGAACTCGGTTGGCGGCCTGAGATCGGTCTGCCCGAAGGACTCCAACAAACGTGGCACTGGTGGACCCAGCACCACGCTGCTTCGCCCACCGGCTGA
- a CDS encoding glycosyltransferase, which produces MHFPIRLLLVIDELDIGGTEQQIFELVRKIDRRKYLPMVCCFRPGRIAKEIEALGVRVFVLPKRNKFDLQLLPALVQLLRRERIDLIQTYLFTANTWARVAAIVARVPLIVTSERNVTMWEERYKQILGKFLDRWTHRTIANSSAVKEYLVGKGIAAQKTHVISNGVDPDRFADIAPNDAIKKELGLSPDHRVVSMIVRLEPAKDVSTFLRAAALVAQRRPDVSFLIVGGGSQQNELEREAAQLGLHGRLVFTGLRRDVPRLLSISDVSALSSLKEGMSNTIMESMAAGKPMVATQVGGNVELIVDGETGFLVPPRNPEAFADALHKLLADPDGARRMGKRAQERIIQLFSAEALVAKTERLYDELVGQAPMASTRVAAPSLHDQAPTVAFIVSQFPRYVDAYFLREVAALAARGLRFQIFSLLNFKGKVVHKDAQTLLPRTVYIPFFFSLALWQAHAHFLRQTPGRYLNALWTILLGCWQSPRSLAKALAVFPKSVYFAKLVQDQQLAHVHANWASHPAVSALIITQLTGVSWSFAGHASDIFLDTTMLREKIRAAKFVVTCTRYNKEYLTTVGGPDMAEKIVANYHGVDLTTFVPVPRQSHARFTILAVGTLLPCKGLPDLIAACRILQQRRFDFECIIAGDGPERQALEKSIQQNGVTEHVKILGYVSQEALIPLYQQADVVALPALLESHFGIPNVLLEAMAVETPVICTPMPSLIEVLEDGHNGMYVPEHSPEALAEALVTLMQNPALRNTMGKAGRRKIEELFDTEKNVDVLASLFQPAAQQPTVAVFVPLGSAAPASIEHSPTTPN; this is translated from the coding sequence ATGCATTTCCCCATACGCCTCCTGCTCGTCATCGATGAACTCGATATCGGCGGTACCGAGCAGCAAATTTTCGAACTGGTTCGGAAGATCGACCGCCGGAAATATCTGCCGATGGTCTGTTGCTTTCGCCCCGGACGTATCGCCAAGGAAATCGAAGCCCTTGGGGTCCGGGTGTTCGTGTTGCCGAAACGAAACAAATTCGATCTCCAGCTTCTCCCCGCGCTTGTTCAGCTCCTCCGGCGTGAACGGATCGACCTCATTCAGACGTACCTCTTCACGGCCAATACCTGGGCGCGGGTCGCGGCTATCGTCGCTCGCGTGCCCTTGATCGTGACCTCGGAACGCAACGTCACTATGTGGGAGGAGCGTTATAAGCAGATTCTCGGGAAATTTCTTGATCGCTGGACGCATCGCACCATCGCCAATTCGAGCGCCGTCAAAGAATATCTCGTCGGAAAAGGAATCGCCGCGCAAAAGACTCACGTCATTAGCAACGGAGTGGACCCTGACCGTTTCGCGGATATTGCCCCTAACGACGCCATTAAAAAAGAACTCGGACTCTCTCCAGACCACCGCGTCGTCAGCATGATCGTCCGGCTCGAGCCAGCCAAGGATGTCTCGACTTTCTTGCGTGCAGCCGCACTGGTCGCTCAGCGGCGTCCCGATGTCTCCTTCTTAATTGTCGGTGGCGGCAGTCAGCAAAACGAACTCGAACGCGAAGCTGCCCAACTCGGACTTCACGGACGCCTCGTTTTCACCGGGCTGCGGCGCGATGTGCCTCGTCTCTTGTCCATCAGCGATGTCTCGGCGTTATCTTCCCTGAAAGAAGGAATGTCCAATACCATTATGGAGTCCATGGCTGCAGGAAAACCTATGGTGGCGACGCAGGTCGGTGGCAACGTGGAGCTGATCGTTGACGGGGAAACTGGATTTCTGGTCCCACCGCGCAATCCCGAGGCGTTTGCCGACGCACTCCACAAGCTGCTTGCCGATCCCGACGGCGCACGTCGCATGGGCAAGCGTGCGCAGGAAAGAATTATCCAGCTCTTTTCCGCCGAGGCTTTAGTCGCCAAGACAGAACGACTGTACGATGAATTGGTCGGCCAAGCACCGATGGCTTCCACTCGGGTTGCCGCCCCTTCCCTGCACGACCAAGCCCCAACCGTTGCGTTCATCGTTTCGCAGTTTCCCCGTTATGTAGACGCATATTTCTTACGCGAAGTCGCGGCTCTGGCCGCGCGAGGGCTACGTTTCCAGATTTTTTCGCTGCTCAATTTCAAGGGAAAAGTCGTCCATAAAGACGCACAAACACTGTTGCCGCGTACGGTCTACATCCCATTCTTTTTTTCTCTCGCGCTCTGGCAGGCTCATGCACATTTCCTGCGGCAAACTCCAGGCCGCTATCTGAATGCGCTCTGGACCATCCTCCTCGGCTGTTGGCAAAGTCCTCGCTCGCTGGCAAAAGCGCTGGCAGTGTTCCCCAAGTCCGTCTATTTCGCCAAGCTAGTGCAAGACCAACAGTTGGCCCACGTCCACGCCAATTGGGCCAGTCATCCCGCTGTGTCCGCGTTGATTATCACCCAGCTCACCGGGGTTTCGTGGAGTTTTGCCGGTCACGCTTCGGATATTTTCCTCGATACTACGATGCTACGAGAAAAGATTCGCGCGGCAAAGTTTGTCGTGACCTGCACCCGCTACAATAAAGAGTATCTCACGACCGTTGGCGGCCCGGATATGGCGGAGAAAATCGTCGCGAACTACCATGGCGTGGATTTGACGACATTCGTCCCGGTGCCCAGACAGTCGCATGCTCGTTTCACCATCCTTGCCGTAGGCACCCTTCTGCCTTGTAAAGGCTTGCCGGACCTCATTGCCGCTTGCCGGATTTTGCAACAGCGCCGGTTCGATTTCGAGTGCATCATTGCCGGAGATGGACCGGAACGGCAAGCCTTAGAAAAGTCGATTCAGCAAAACGGTGTGACGGAACACGTCAAAATTCTTGGCTACGTGTCGCAAGAGGCACTGATTCCGCTCTATCAACAGGCGGATGTCGTCGCCCTGCCGGCGCTTTTGGAAAGCCACTTCGGGATTCCTAATGTATTGCTGGAGGCCATGGCCGTGGAAACCCCGGTCATCTGCACGCCCATGCCCTCTCTGATCGAAGTCTTAGAAGATGGCCATAATGGGATGTACGTTCCGGAACACTCGCCAGAAGCTCTCGCCGAGGCTTTAGTAACGCTCATGCAAAATCCCGCTCTTCGTAACACGATGGGAAAAGCCGGTCGGCGGAAAATCGAAGAGCTTTTCGACACCGAGAAAAATGTCGACGTTCTAGCCAGTCTTTTCCAACCAGCAGCGCAACAGCCGACGGTGGCAGTATTCGTTCCCCTCGGGAGCGCTGCTCCAGCATCCATCGAGCACTCACCCACGACACCCAACTGA
- a CDS encoding oligosaccharide flippase family protein encodes MFGKIKKLLTHSVVYGLGNSANRVVGFFLLPVYSRYLSPEDYGVLALVGMFGEILFILTGLGQSSAIFRTYFQHDDPQARETVITTSLWIILTLSFPIGLVAIACAQPLSQLITGSPEYAFWVRLSAGAVMFRTLERMPLAVLRAREESRRYASSSFIKTAIGLVLAIVFVVGLQFGGRGVLLSQLIVETAMCAYLLPLALKGLAVRYSSADARHMLGYGLYLIPTALGSFVLQLSDRYFLKYYSTLSVVGIYALGNRLGEMLSFPMHAFELAWPQFLFGNQKNPDAPALYARVFTYLLTVLGFLWLTISLLAQEIVTVMVHPAFYEAYRVVPWIAGAFLAQSLNYAGNVGINLQRKVKYRPLILAMTAALNLTLNFLLIPAYGMIGAAIATFASYAFQSLFRVIVSYWLYPVPYEYARLARLAVIIASLYSAGVWIAWNSIWTALAGKVGLVLLFPICLYVSRFFESGELRHLRELMTRLKQKAGLSSQASRALSEENP; translated from the coding sequence GTGTTTGGTAAAATAAAAAAACTCCTTACCCATTCCGTCGTGTACGGCCTGGGGAATTCCGCCAACCGTGTCGTCGGATTTTTTCTTCTTCCTGTCTACAGTCGATATCTCTCACCAGAAGACTATGGCGTGCTCGCTTTGGTCGGCATGTTCGGAGAGATTCTCTTTATTCTCACCGGTCTCGGACAAAGCTCGGCAATTTTTCGCACTTACTTTCAGCACGACGATCCCCAAGCCCGTGAAACCGTTATTACGACTTCGTTGTGGATCATCCTGACGCTCTCTTTCCCTATTGGACTGGTGGCCATCGCTTGCGCCCAGCCGCTTTCACAATTGATCACCGGAAGCCCAGAGTATGCCTTCTGGGTCAGGCTCAGCGCCGGAGCTGTCATGTTTCGGACCTTGGAGCGTATGCCACTGGCCGTGTTGCGCGCCCGAGAGGAATCGCGTCGGTATGCATCGAGTTCATTCATCAAGACAGCCATCGGGCTCGTCTTGGCCATCGTCTTTGTCGTCGGACTGCAGTTCGGCGGGCGTGGCGTGCTTCTGAGCCAACTCATCGTCGAAACAGCCATGTGCGCGTATCTCCTCCCGCTGGCTCTCAAAGGACTCGCTGTCCGCTACTCCAGCGCGGATGCACGCCATATGTTGGGTTATGGACTCTACCTTATTCCGACAGCCCTGGGCAGTTTCGTCCTTCAGCTCTCCGACCGTTATTTTTTGAAGTATTATTCGACTCTCTCCGTGGTTGGCATTTATGCGTTAGGGAATCGCCTCGGCGAAATGCTCTCCTTTCCCATGCACGCCTTCGAACTCGCATGGCCGCAATTTTTGTTTGGCAATCAGAAGAATCCAGACGCCCCGGCTCTGTACGCACGGGTCTTTACCTACTTGCTGACAGTTTTAGGATTTTTGTGGTTGACAATCTCGCTACTCGCTCAAGAGATCGTCACGGTTATGGTCCATCCGGCTTTTTACGAAGCGTATCGAGTCGTGCCGTGGATCGCTGGGGCTTTCCTTGCGCAAAGCTTGAACTATGCAGGAAATGTCGGCATCAATCTTCAGCGAAAGGTCAAGTACCGACCTTTGATTCTCGCCATGACAGCGGCCCTCAATTTGACTTTGAATTTTCTCTTGATTCCTGCCTACGGCATGATCGGAGCTGCGATTGCCACTTTTGCCAGCTACGCCTTCCAGTCGCTGTTCCGCGTCATCGTCAGCTATTGGCTCTATCCTGTCCCCTATGAATACGCGCGCTTGGCGCGACTAGCAGTTATTATCGCCAGCTTGTATAGTGCTGGCGTTTGGATCGCGTGGAATTCGATCTGGACAGCATTGGCGGGGAAGGTCGGTCTTGTGTTGCTCTTCCCAATTTGCTTGTATGTCAGCAGGTTTTTTGAAAGCGGAGAGTTAAGGCACTTGAGGGAACTCATGACGCGGCTGAAGCAGAAAGCGGGATTGTCGAGTCAGGCCTCGCGTGCCCTCAGCGAAGAAAATCCATGA
- a CDS encoding class II aldolase/adducin family protein, which produces MDTITGQTLVGELVKICHWMYQKGFITSSEGNVSIRLGPDRLLVTPRGVHKGFLRADQVVMTDLNGHQLYGELSPSSELQVHLLVYQERPDVTAVIHAHPTMAIACSLAGISLTDGILPEVITGLGAIPTAPYSTPGTKEAAEAIRSFIRRFDAIILARHGSVTVGKDLLDAYSKLEMLEHSAHILSLARLLGPVSPLPSEEVARLLIAGGHTPSALAPFAHTTG; this is translated from the coding sequence ATGGATACAATAACCGGCCAGACCCTCGTTGGAGAACTCGTGAAGATCTGTCACTGGATGTACCAAAAGGGCTTCATCACATCTTCAGAGGGTAACGTCAGCATCCGTCTCGGACCGGATCGCCTGCTCGTCACCCCGCGCGGCGTGCATAAAGGCTTCTTACGGGCGGACCAAGTCGTCATGACCGACCTCAATGGACATCAGCTCTACGGCGAGTTATCCCCGTCCTCCGAACTGCAAGTGCACCTCCTGGTGTATCAAGAGCGGCCGGATGTCACCGCAGTCATCCACGCCCACCCTACGATGGCCATTGCCTGCTCTTTGGCCGGGATTTCCCTGACCGATGGGATCTTACCGGAAGTCATTACTGGTCTTGGAGCTATCCCGACCGCTCCGTACTCGACTCCCGGGACGAAGGAGGCTGCGGAAGCCATCCGTTCCTTCATCCGCCGCTTCGACGCTATCATTCTGGCCCGACATGGCTCGGTCACTGTCGGCAAAGACCTTTTAGACGCCTATTCTAAACTCGAAATGCTCGAGCACTCGGCGCATATTCTTTCCTTGGCGCGTCTGCTTGGTCCGGTCTCGCCGCTCCCCTCCGAAGAAGTAGCACGCTTGCTCATCGCCGGCGGTCATACGCCGTCAGCCCTCGCCCCGTTCGCCCACACGACCGGATAA
- a CDS encoding MBOAT family protein yields MLFNSYPFIFGFLPITLLVFFLLGKKSPRFAIAWLVLASLFFYGYWDPQYLWVIGTTMIFNYYAALALSGSRWHPIIKKWILLSSLTANLLRLGYFKYANFFVDNLNALAGTSFYLEPIVLPLGISFFTFVEIAYLVDAYYGKVGDYNFLDYCLFITFFPHLLAGPIVHHHEMLPQFGNPRVYRFSTRMMAIGLTVFSIGLFKKVMLADSIAVHANLVFNSAASGLQLTALEAWGGVLAYTFQLYFDFSGYSDMAIGLGLMFGIRWPLNFYSPYKSINITEFWRRWHMTLSRFLRDYLYISLGGNRKGHVRRYVNLLLTMLLGGLWHGAGWNFVIWGGLHGMYLVANHGWQAARERFGMTHSTPITRELSRLVTFVAVVVAWVFFRANNATTAFHVLSAMLGLAQVPFVALAPTTPGYIASDLVRREAANSAGVNPLVFGDPIVGWSLIVGLFLVSRCLPNTHEVMRRVRTTCNDYQDPHSIIPEWLRWKPTRAWAWALAAMFLFSVFQLAENSEFLYFQF; encoded by the coding sequence ATGCTCTTTAATTCCTACCCTTTCATTTTCGGGTTTCTCCCGATCACGCTACTCGTCTTCTTCCTGCTGGGGAAGAAATCGCCGCGCTTCGCCATCGCGTGGCTCGTGCTCGCCTCGTTGTTCTTTTATGGGTACTGGGACCCACAATATCTCTGGGTCATCGGCACCACGATGATCTTTAACTACTATGCCGCGCTGGCGCTCAGCGGCTCACGCTGGCACCCCATCATCAAGAAATGGATTCTCCTCTCCAGTCTCACCGCCAATCTATTGCGCTTGGGATACTTCAAGTACGCGAACTTTTTTGTCGATAATCTGAACGCCCTCGCTGGCACCAGCTTTTATCTCGAACCGATTGTCTTACCGTTGGGCATCTCTTTCTTCACCTTCGTCGAGATCGCCTATTTGGTCGATGCCTACTACGGTAAGGTCGGAGACTACAACTTCCTCGATTACTGTTTGTTCATCACGTTTTTTCCTCACCTTCTCGCCGGACCGATCGTCCATCATCACGAGATGCTGCCGCAGTTCGGGAACCCGCGGGTGTATCGGTTCAGCACCCGCATGATGGCGATCGGGCTCACGGTGTTCAGCATCGGCTTGTTCAAGAAAGTGATGTTGGCGGACAGCATCGCCGTACATGCCAACCTCGTGTTCAATTCCGCAGCCTCGGGCTTGCAGCTCACCGCACTCGAGGCCTGGGGCGGCGTGCTCGCGTACACCTTTCAACTGTACTTCGATTTTTCTGGCTACTCCGACATGGCGATCGGGCTGGGCCTCATGTTCGGTATCCGCTGGCCGCTCAATTTCTATTCGCCCTACAAGTCCATCAACATCACCGAGTTTTGGCGACGCTGGCACATGACCCTCTCCCGTTTTCTCCGGGATTATTTGTACATCTCATTAGGAGGCAACCGGAAAGGACATGTCCGACGCTATGTAAACCTACTGCTGACCATGCTCTTAGGAGGGCTCTGGCACGGTGCCGGATGGAACTTCGTCATTTGGGGGGGGCTCCATGGCATGTATCTCGTCGCTAATCATGGCTGGCAGGCAGCGCGCGAACGGTTCGGGATGACGCACAGTACCCCGATCACACGCGAACTTTCTCGCCTCGTCACCTTCGTGGCCGTGGTTGTTGCCTGGGTTTTCTTTCGTGCCAATAACGCCACGACCGCGTTCCACGTCCTCTCCGCCATGCTGGGTCTAGCTCAGGTGCCGTTCGTGGCGCTGGCACCAACGACGCCGGGATACATCGCCTCGGACTTAGTCCGCCGCGAAGCGGCAAACAGCGCTGGAGTAAACCCGTTGGTGTTCGGCGACCCCATCGTCGGGTGGTCGCTCATCGTCGGATTGTTCCTCGTCTCTCGCTGCCTCCCGAATACCCATGAGGTCATGCGCCGCGTCCGCACCACCTGCAACGACTACCAGGATCCCCACAGCATCATTCCAGAATGGCTGCGTTGGAAGCCGACAAGAGCGTGGGCGTGGGCACTAGCAGCGATGTTTCTCTTCTCCGTTTTTCAGCTTGCGGAAAACAGTGAGTTTTTATACTTCCAATTCTAG
- a CDS encoding phosphosulfolactate synthase — translation MSGFLSLPARSAKPRDVGITHVIDKGMGIRQLEDLLETSSDHIDILKLGWGTAYVTQNTFDKIRVCHEAKVPVCFGGTFLELAILQGRFDEYRDAVRKAKLTHVEISTGVIDMSRQEKAQYIRELAKEFTVLSEVGSKDAEKIIPPYRWVEQIEADLEAGAWKVICEARESGTVGLYFGTGEVRSGLVDEIIEKIDQADLIFEAPLKTQQVWLVKKFGTEVNVGNVATTDVIALETLRLGLRADTMPQFHNVAGWNAKTQEHSDPEPIRPKRRSPIAD, via the coding sequence ATGTCAGGATTTCTTTCCCTGCCCGCCCGTAGCGCTAAACCCCGCGATGTCGGCATCACGCATGTGATCGACAAAGGCATGGGCATCCGCCAGCTTGAAGATTTACTGGAAACGTCGTCGGATCATATCGATATCCTCAAGCTAGGCTGGGGCACCGCGTACGTGACGCAGAATACGTTCGACAAAATCCGCGTATGCCACGAAGCCAAGGTCCCGGTCTGCTTCGGAGGGACGTTTCTTGAGTTGGCGATCCTGCAAGGGCGGTTCGACGAGTATCGGGATGCGGTACGGAAAGCCAAGTTGACCCACGTCGAAATCTCGACTGGGGTCATCGACATGTCCCGTCAAGAAAAAGCCCAATATATTCGGGAACTCGCCAAGGAATTTACCGTGCTCTCGGAAGTCGGTAGCAAAGACGCGGAAAAAATCATTCCCCCGTATCGCTGGGTGGAACAGATCGAAGCCGACCTCGAAGCCGGAGCATGGAAAGTCATCTGCGAAGCCCGAGAGAGCGGCACGGTAGGTCTCTATTTCGGGACGGGCGAAGTACGGTCCGGGCTCGTGGATGAAATTATCGAGAAGATCGACCAGGCCGACCTCATCTTCGAAGCGCCGCTCAAAACGCAACAAGTCTGGCTGGTGAAAAAATTCGGCACCGAGGTCAATGTGGGCAATGTCGCCACAACCGACGTCATCGCACTTGAGACCCTACGGCTCGGACTCCGCGCGGACACCATGCCGCAGTTTCATAATGTGGCGGGATGGAATGCCAAGACCCAGGAGCATAGCGATCCCGAGCCGATACGCCCGAAGCGACGATCCCCCATTGCCGACTAG
- the argH gene encoding argininosuccinate lyase translates to MAEHPVSDTRGQGEGARLKEGPAPELMQAAFRLELADAPILWRGLSLADLAHIVMLREMEIAPATASARLLRLLLELHDLPLNDFSLNPALEDVYSNREAWLRKRDEDAAGWMGAGRPRREPATIAYRIAVRERLLSLAEAVIVLGLALAEQADTHATTVMPDYTYLQHAQPTSLGHYLLSFVYPLVRDLDRLQTVYERTNQSPAGIGSINGSRLPVNRQRLAELLGFDSVIVNTRDAMWQVDTPVELASLVTMLFLHLDRLAEDLQIWNTAEFDLVELADRHARISLIMPQKKNPYSLAFVRGMTGHLLGKMVSFAAVGKTPSAQMDNRIFIVGETPRMLDHGIETVRLMAGVVTGLTFNMELMAQRAGEGYAQATDLAEAIMEHAGLNYRTAHRIVGLAIRLAMERREKDDAIPSDLLDTAARQVLDRPLALPPNVLNELDNPRAIVATRQGLGGAAEEPVRAMLTECRTRLHAASQWKKAVAERLDRSEKNLLELAATFAAAC, encoded by the coding sequence ATGGCAGAACACCCGGTAAGCGATACCCGAGGGCAGGGAGAAGGTGCACGCCTGAAAGAAGGCCCGGCACCTGAACTCATGCAGGCGGCATTCCGACTGGAGTTGGCCGACGCCCCGATTCTGTGGCGCGGGTTGAGTCTCGCGGATCTCGCACATATCGTCATGCTACGCGAAATGGAGATCGCCCCGGCGACAGCAAGCGCACGGCTGCTGCGCTTACTCCTGGAGCTGCACGACTTGCCGCTCAACGATTTCTCCCTCAACCCGGCGCTCGAAGATGTGTACAGCAATCGCGAGGCGTGGTTGCGGAAACGCGACGAAGACGCCGCCGGTTGGATGGGTGCCGGGCGTCCACGTCGCGAGCCGGCCACCATCGCCTATCGGATCGCGGTGCGCGAACGGCTGTTGTCCTTGGCCGAAGCGGTGATCGTGCTGGGGCTGGCGCTCGCAGAGCAGGCCGACACCCATGCGACGACCGTCATGCCGGATTACACCTATCTGCAACATGCCCAACCGACATCGCTCGGCCACTATTTGCTCTCCTTCGTGTACCCGCTGGTACGCGACCTCGACCGCCTTCAAACCGTTTATGAGCGAACCAACCAAAGTCCTGCCGGCATCGGCAGCATCAATGGGTCCCGGCTGCCGGTGAATCGTCAGCGCCTAGCTGAGCTGCTGGGGTTCGACAGCGTCATCGTCAACACCCGGGACGCCATGTGGCAGGTCGATACTCCCGTCGAACTCGCCAGCCTCGTCACCATGCTCTTCCTTCATCTCGACCGGCTGGCAGAGGACCTGCAGATTTGGAACACGGCGGAATTCGATCTCGTCGAACTTGCCGATCGTCACGCGCGGATCAGCCTCATCATGCCGCAGAAGAAGAATCCCTACTCGTTAGCGTTCGTTCGCGGCATGACCGGGCATTTATTGGGCAAGATGGTATCGTTTGCCGCCGTGGGGAAAACCCCTTCTGCGCAAATGGATAATCGTATTTTTATCGTTGGCGAGACGCCGCGTATGCTCGACCATGGTATCGAAACCGTGCGGCTCATGGCGGGAGTCGTGACAGGGCTCACGTTCAACATGGAACTGATGGCGCAGCGAGCGGGCGAAGGGTATGCCCAGGCCACCGACTTGGCGGAAGCGATTATGGAGCATGCAGGACTGAACTACCGTACTGCCCACCGCATCGTTGGGCTCGCGATTCGCCTCGCCATGGAACGGAGAGAAAAAGATGATGCCATTCCCTCTGACCTGCTCGACACCGCCGCTCGACAAGTGCTCGACCGACCGCTGGCACTACCGCCCAATGTACTGAACGAACTCGACAACCCACGAGCAATTGTCGCCACACGTCAGGGGCTTGGTGGAGCGGCAGAAGAGCCGGTTCGTGCCATGCTTACCGAATGTCGCACGCGCTTGCACGCCGCCAGCCAGTGGAAAAAGGCCGTCGCCGAGCGTCTAGACAGGAGCGAAAAAAACCTGCTAGAACTGGCCGCGACTTTTGCCGCAGCATGCTAA